A stretch of the Dichotomicrobium thermohalophilum genome encodes the following:
- a CDS encoding alpha-2-macroglobulin, with product MSLSRAPGLSRWFPVFLALFALALASAPRAAAYTNDQIAREAQNFEQYLRDSWSAEGASAAEFRERGNVARKNNNPRAATGAYASALVLEPQDAATWLALSRAYLAINPSNFSEDRNFSRNATSAAYLAVQRAASDPLKAAALAELGKGLAKRSWWRPAINAYAASLDVRESESVRAAYEKLRAERGFRMLDYTVESDAAAPRVCIQFSERLAKGVDFSTYISVNGRDPAGVAVDDQQICVEELRHGERYALRLRQGLPSAIGETLLKPVDLSIYVRDRSPSARFTGRNYVLPRTGQKGLPVVTVNTRELDMALYRIGDRRLAHEVLEGAFGEQLAGYRAEEIKNEHGELLWEGQMPVEMELNEQVTTAFPIDEIHGDLKPGLYVMTAQPASEETESWRERATQWFVISDIGLTAMTGEDGIHVFARSLASADAMAGLEVRLLARNNDVLQTVRTDESGYAKFDAGLTRGEGGVSPAIVVARTPEGDYGFLDITKSAFDLTDRGVAGRAAPGPLDAMVFAERGVYRPGENVYLTALLRDDTAKAVSAPLTLIIRRPDGKEHARVTLEDQGAGGRAHTLTLLDSAMAGTWRVTAHVDPEAPAIGETAFLVEDYVPQRMEMDLSAGDAPASADEPARIALEGRYLYGAPAAGLQVEGEVRLAPTRSIDAHSGYVFGLAEDEATPVRAPLSDLPRTNDEGRAEITAPLPALPETTRPLKADITLRLREPGGRAISETVSVPVASEASHVGIKPLFDGGRVPENSEAGFEIVAVDGAGARVSSGPLEWELLRVYRRYQWYSRNGRWDYEPVTYTERAASGTVEPGAEGAPAQIAAPVDRGRYRLEITRASDGARALPVASYDFTAGWYVSDAADSPDILDLALDRESYRPGETMQVRIDPRMAGKAVVSVVSDEMLAMREIDVPADGASVSFTVRDDWGPGAYVTASLFRPMQEDAGRMPSRAVGVAHVPVDQSANTLKLSLDAPERMRPRQTLSLPVQVAGLSAGDTAYMTVAAVDVGILNLTGYEPPKPDEHFLGQRRLGMEIRDLYGRLIDGMQGTRGTIRTGGDGPGGGMAMQGRPRSVEPVALYSGIVEVGPDGTAEVSFDIPAFDGTIRLMAVAWSAGRVGHAVSDVVVRDPVTVLGTAPHFLTIGDRSQLHLSLHNVDGPAGRYTLSAEASGGLSLTGEAERTLKLSEEERVSVRLPVEAAALGASRVRVTLEGPEGLTIARDYHVPIKPAAPDVSRRTVQKLAAKSGTLTVSGDLAADLIPETVKVAVNVGQSAAMDVPGLLLALDRFPYGCAEQTVSRALPLLYLNELADRSGVAGEDGAQARVEKAIARLAALQGTSGDFGLWSAGSYNTWLTAYVTDFLLRAQEKGHDVPEQIMTPALDRLRNAVSYASDFSDGGDDLAYALYVLARAGRAVIGDLRYYADAKLDDFSTPLAQAQIGAALALYGDTERARKAFDAARARLKPAQAAQTPLRSDFGSRLRDSAGLLTLAAETRVMDDALGRLAETVTAWRAQKTGTTTQENAWLLLAAHALAEEGDATRLEVGGEPQQGPVQRVLTGEELAAEPFVVRNLSERQTPVSLLVTGASATPEPAAQSGLHIERQAYTLDGEPVSLEEAEQNGRYVIVLTVKEERPLLGHLVVEDRLPAGFQIENPRLVPESGPGTLPWLETQGRPVHTAFGDDSFMAAFALTNPDRQQPAKLRMAYVVRAVTPGEYVQGGAKVEDMYRPERFARTAPGKVRVVGAQE from the coding sequence ATGAGCCTGTCTCGCGCGCCCGGCCTCAGCCGGTGGTTCCCCGTTTTCCTCGCCCTGTTCGCCCTCGCGCTCGCCAGCGCCCCGCGCGCCGCCGCCTATACCAACGACCAGATCGCGCGGGAGGCGCAGAATTTCGAGCAGTACCTGCGCGATAGCTGGTCGGCCGAGGGCGCGAGCGCGGCCGAATTCCGCGAGCGGGGGAACGTCGCGCGCAAGAACAACAACCCGCGCGCGGCCACCGGCGCCTACGCTTCCGCGCTGGTGCTGGAGCCGCAGGACGCGGCCACCTGGCTGGCGCTGTCGCGCGCCTATCTGGCGATCAACCCGTCCAATTTTTCTGAAGACCGCAACTTCTCGCGCAACGCGACCTCGGCGGCGTATCTCGCCGTGCAGCGCGCCGCCTCCGACCCGCTGAAGGCCGCCGCGCTGGCCGAACTGGGCAAGGGACTGGCGAAGCGCTCCTGGTGGCGCCCGGCGATCAACGCCTATGCCGCGAGCCTCGATGTCCGCGAGAGCGAGAGCGTGCGCGCGGCCTATGAAAAGCTGCGGGCCGAGCGTGGCTTCCGCATGCTGGACTACACGGTCGAGTCCGACGCCGCAGCGCCGCGCGTGTGCATCCAGTTCTCCGAGCGGCTCGCCAAGGGCGTCGATTTCAGCACCTACATCAGCGTGAATGGCCGCGACCCGGCGGGCGTGGCAGTGGATGACCAGCAAATCTGCGTCGAGGAGTTGCGCCACGGCGAGCGCTATGCCTTGCGCCTGCGCCAGGGGCTGCCTTCGGCGATCGGCGAGACGCTGCTCAAGCCCGTCGATCTCAGCATCTATGTGCGCGACCGCTCGCCCTCTGCGCGCTTCACCGGGCGGAATTACGTGCTGCCGCGCACCGGGCAGAAGGGCCTGCCGGTTGTCACGGTGAACACGCGCGAACTGGACATGGCGCTTTATCGCATCGGCGACCGCCGCCTCGCGCATGAGGTGCTGGAAGGCGCCTTCGGCGAGCAGCTGGCTGGCTACCGCGCCGAAGAGATCAAGAACGAGCACGGCGAGCTGCTCTGGGAAGGGCAGATGCCCGTCGAGATGGAACTGAACGAGCAAGTCACGACGGCCTTCCCGATCGACGAAATTCACGGCGACCTGAAGCCCGGCCTCTACGTGATGACCGCCCAGCCCGCCTCGGAGGAAACCGAGAGCTGGCGCGAGCGTGCGACGCAGTGGTTCGTGATCTCCGATATCGGCCTCACGGCGATGACCGGGGAAGACGGCATCCATGTCTTCGCCCGCTCGCTGGCAAGCGCCGACGCGATGGCCGGGCTGGAAGTGCGCCTGCTGGCGCGCAACAACGACGTGCTGCAGACCGTGCGCACGGACGAGAGCGGCTATGCGAAGTTCGATGCCGGCCTGACGCGCGGGGAGGGCGGTGTGTCGCCCGCGATCGTCGTCGCGCGCACGCCGGAAGGCGATTACGGCTTCCTCGACATCACCAAGTCCGCCTTCGACCTGACCGACCGGGGCGTGGCGGGCCGCGCCGCGCCGGGGCCGCTCGATGCGATGGTGTTTGCCGAGCGCGGAGTCTACCGGCCGGGCGAAAATGTCTACCTGACCGCGCTCCTGCGCGATGACACCGCGAAGGCCGTTTCCGCGCCGCTGACCCTGATCATCCGCCGGCCCGACGGCAAGGAGCACGCCCGCGTCACGCTTGAGGATCAGGGCGCGGGCGGGCGCGCGCATACGCTCACTTTGCTCGATAGCGCGATGGCCGGGACGTGGCGGGTCACCGCGCATGTCGACCCTGAAGCCCCGGCGATTGGCGAGACGGCGTTCCTCGTCGAGGATTACGTGCCGCAGCGCATGGAGATGGACCTGAGCGCGGGCGATGCGCCCGCCTCCGCCGATGAGCCCGCGCGGATCGCGCTCGAAGGCCGCTATCTCTACGGCGCGCCCGCTGCTGGCCTGCAGGTCGAGGGCGAGGTGCGCCTCGCGCCGACGCGCAGCATTGACGCCCATTCCGGCTATGTCTTCGGGCTGGCCGAGGACGAGGCGACGCCGGTACGCGCGCCGCTTTCTGACCTTCCGCGCACGAACGACGAAGGCCGCGCGGAGATCACCGCGCCGCTGCCCGCGCTGCCCGAGACCACGCGCCCGCTGAAAGCCGACATCACCCTGCGCCTGCGCGAGCCGGGCGGCCGCGCCATCAGCGAGACAGTGAGCGTGCCTGTTGCGAGCGAGGCCAGCCATGTCGGTATCAAGCCGCTGTTCGATGGCGGCCGCGTGCCTGAGAACAGCGAGGCCGGCTTCGAGATCGTGGCCGTCGACGGCGCCGGCGCGCGCGTTTCCTCCGGCCCGCTGGAATGGGAGCTGCTGCGCGTCTACCGACGCTACCAGTGGTACAGCCGCAACGGCCGCTGGGACTACGAGCCGGTGACGTATACCGAGCGCGCGGCCAGCGGCACGGTGGAGCCAGGCGCCGAGGGCGCGCCCGCACAGATCGCCGCGCCCGTCGATCGCGGCCGCTACCGGCTGGAGATCACCCGCGCAAGCGACGGCGCGCGCGCGCTGCCGGTCGCAAGCTATGACTTCACCGCCGGTTGGTACGTTTCCGACGCCGCCGACTCTCCTGACATCCTTGATCTCGCGCTTGACCGCGAAAGCTACCGGCCGGGCGAGACCATGCAAGTGCGCATCGACCCGCGCATGGCCGGGAAGGCCGTCGTCAGCGTCGTTTCCGACGAAATGCTCGCGATGCGCGAGATCGACGTGCCTGCCGACGGCGCGAGCGTCTCCTTCACGGTGCGCGACGACTGGGGGCCGGGGGCTTATGTCACCGCTTCGCTGTTCCGCCCGATGCAAGAAGACGCCGGGCGGATGCCGAGCCGCGCGGTGGGCGTCGCGCATGTGCCGGTCGACCAGAGCGCGAACACGCTGAAGCTCAGCCTCGACGCGCCAGAGCGGATGCGCCCGCGCCAGACGCTGTCGCTGCCCGTGCAGGTCGCCGGCCTCAGCGCGGGGGACACGGCTTACATGACCGTGGCGGCCGTGGATGTCGGCATCCTGAACCTGACCGGCTATGAGCCGCCCAAGCCCGATGAACATTTCCTCGGCCAGCGCCGGCTCGGCATGGAAATCCGCGATCTCTACGGCCGGCTGATCGACGGGATGCAGGGCACGCGCGGGACGATCCGCACCGGCGGCGACGGACCCGGAGGCGGCATGGCCATGCAGGGCCGGCCGCGCAGCGTCGAGCCGGTTGCGCTCTACTCGGGCATCGTCGAGGTCGGCCCGGACGGAACGGCGGAGGTCAGTTTCGACATTCCGGCCTTCGACGGGACGATCCGTCTGATGGCGGTCGCGTGGAGCGCGGGGCGGGTCGGCCACGCGGTCTCCGATGTCGTGGTGCGTGATCCCGTAACCGTGCTGGGGACCGCCCCGCATTTCCTCACCATCGGCGACAGGTCCCAGCTCCATCTCAGCCTGCACAACGTCGACGGCCCGGCAGGGAGGTATACCCTGAGCGCCGAGGCGAGTGGTGGGCTCAGCCTCACCGGCGAGGCCGAGCGGACGCTCAAGCTTTCCGAAGAAGAGCGTGTGTCAGTGCGTCTGCCGGTAGAGGCTGCTGCGCTTGGTGCGTCGCGGGTCCGGGTCACGCTCGAAGGACCGGAAGGCTTGACGATTGCGCGCGATTATCACGTGCCCATCAAGCCGGCCGCGCCGGATGTCTCGCGCCGCACCGTGCAAAAGCTGGCGGCAAAGTCCGGCACATTGACGGTGAGCGGTGATCTCGCCGCGGATCTGATCCCCGAGACAGTGAAGGTGGCGGTTAATGTCGGGCAGAGCGCGGCAATGGACGTGCCGGGGCTGCTGTTGGCGCTCGATCGCTTCCCCTACGGTTGCGCAGAGCAGACGGTGAGCCGGGCGCTGCCACTGCTTTACCTCAATGAACTGGCCGACCGCTCAGGTGTCGCGGGTGAGGACGGCGCGCAGGCGCGCGTCGAAAAAGCCATTGCACGGCTGGCGGCGCTGCAAGGCACGAGCGGCGATTTCGGCCTGTGGTCGGCGGGCAGCTATAACACCTGGCTGACGGCCTATGTCACCGACTTCCTGCTACGCGCGCAGGAGAAGGGCCATGACGTGCCGGAGCAGATCATGACTCCGGCGCTTGACCGGCTGCGTAACGCTGTCAGCTATGCCTCCGACTTCAGCGATGGGGGCGACGATCTGGCCTATGCGCTTTATGTGCTGGCGCGGGCCGGGCGCGCGGTGATCGGCGATTTGCGCTATTACGCCGACGCGAAGCTGGACGACTTTTCCACGCCTCTGGCCCAGGCGCAGATCGGCGCGGCGCTGGCGCTTTACGGCGATACAGAGCGGGCCCGCAAGGCCTTTGATGCGGCGCGCGCGCGGCTGAAACCGGCCCAAGCGGCGCAAACGCCGCTGCGTTCCGACTTCGGGAGCCGGCTGCGCGATAGCGCCGGGCTTCTGACTTTGGCCGCCGAGACGCGCGTGATGGATGATGCGCTTGGCAGGCTGGCCGAAACCGTAACGGCCTGGCGCGCACAGAAGACCGGCACAACGACGCAGGAGAACGCGTGGCTGCTGCTGGCCGCGCATGCGCTGGCCGAGGAGGGCGACGCGACCAGGCTGGAGGTCGGCGGCGAGCCGCAGCAAGGGCCTGTTCAGCGCGTGTTGACCGGCGAAGAACTGGCGGCCGAACCGTTCGTCGTGCGCAATCTCTCCGAGCGCCAGACGCCCGTATCGCTTCTCGTGACCGGCGCGTCTGCCACGCCTGAGCCGGCCGCGCAGTCGGGCCTCCACATCGAGCGGCAGGCCTACACCCTGGACGGCGAACCGGTGTCGCTGGAGGAGGCGGAGCAGAACGGCCGCTATGTGATCGTGCTGACCGTCAAGGAGGAGCGCCCGCTGCTCGGTCATCTCGTCGTAGAGGATCGCCTGCCGGCCGGCTTCCAGATCGAGAACCCGCGGCTGGTGCCCGAAAGCGGGCCTGGGACTTTGCCCTGGCTCGAAACCCAGGGTCGGCCCGTGCACACTGCCTTTGGCGATGATTCCTTCATGGCAGCGTTCGCGCTGACCAACCCTGACCGCCAGCAGCCGGCAAAGCTGCGCATGGCCTATGTCGTCCGTGCCGTGACGCCGGGCGAGTATGTTCAGGGCGGCGCGAAGGTCGAGGACATGTACCGGCCCGAGCGGTTCGCCCGCACGGCCCCGGGCAAGGTGCGCGTGGTCGGCGCGCAGGAGTAG
- the pbpC gene encoding penicillin-binding protein 1C codes for MAERRGLVRRWVFLLLPALFLPLVVFATLTAFERALGPVPLGKLDENSRLVLDREGRLLRAFTTVEDRWRLPVVLEDVDPRFLDMLLAYEDKRFRSHGGVDFRAMARAAWQFVREGELVSGASTITMQLGRLLDDLETRSFTDKAVQIIRARQLERQMSKREILQAYLTLAPYGGNIEGVRAASLAYFGKEPDRLALHEAALLVALPQSPETRRPDRHPQTARRARDRVLDRVARDGVITRAQARWAKSQPVPDARQSFPMLAAHLSERMLARHSGRDVLRLSLDKTLQAGVERAVAQAAQRLGPKISAAALVVDHTTGKVRAHVGSPGYLDAARRGAIDMTRAVRSPGSALKPFIYGLAFEAGLAHPQTLIEDRPTRFSRYAPRNFDSDYKGTVTVAEALQLSLNVPAVKMLAAVGPARLAARLRHAGFSISVPRNLAIALGGIGLRLDQLTALYAGLARGGEPVALGYLAEQGGVGHERAAILSPVAAWYVSDILRGAPPPRHAKGGRIAFKTGTSYGHRDAWSAGSRGRYTVAVWVGRADGTATPGLTGRAAAAPLLFDIFAMLDGAAKPAEPPRGALIAKTRDLPMRLRYFDARLRQAAAGRSVTAPPVRIAFPPDGAELALQKLPSGAPAPLPFKAEGGALPLTWLVEGRPVQGRAGRRQLLWEPDGRGFVEIVVVDAKGRRDRVQARIR; via the coding sequence ATGGCGGAAAGGCGCGGGCTTGTCAGACGCTGGGTCTTTCTGCTGCTGCCGGCGCTGTTTTTGCCGCTTGTGGTATTCGCCACGCTGACCGCCTTCGAGCGTGCGCTCGGGCCGGTCCCGCTCGGCAAGCTTGACGAAAATTCCCGCCTCGTGCTCGACCGAGAGGGGCGTCTCCTGCGCGCCTTCACCACGGTCGAGGATCGCTGGCGGCTGCCCGTCGTGCTTGAGGATGTCGACCCACGCTTTCTCGACATGCTGCTGGCCTACGAGGACAAGCGGTTCCGTAGCCACGGCGGCGTCGACTTCCGGGCGATGGCGCGCGCGGCCTGGCAGTTCGTGCGCGAGGGCGAGTTGGTCTCCGGCGCTTCCACGATCACTATGCAGCTCGGCCGGCTGCTCGACGACCTCGAGACTCGCTCCTTCACCGACAAGGCGGTGCAGATCATCCGCGCGCGGCAGCTTGAGCGGCAAATGTCGAAGCGTGAGATTCTTCAAGCTTACCTGACTCTTGCGCCCTACGGCGGCAATATCGAAGGGGTCAGGGCGGCGAGCCTCGCCTATTTCGGCAAGGAGCCGGACAGGTTGGCGCTGCATGAGGCGGCGCTACTGGTCGCGTTGCCGCAGTCGCCGGAAACGCGCCGGCCCGACCGCCATCCGCAGACCGCGCGCCGAGCGCGGGATCGCGTGCTGGACCGCGTCGCGCGTGACGGCGTGATTACGCGGGCGCAGGCGCGCTGGGCCAAGAGCCAGCCGGTGCCCGACGCGCGGCAGTCCTTCCCGATGCTGGCGGCACATCTGAGCGAGCGGATGCTCGCCCGCCATTCGGGGCGGGACGTGCTGCGCCTGAGCCTCGACAAGACGCTGCAGGCCGGCGTTGAGCGGGCGGTGGCTCAGGCCGCGCAGCGGCTCGGGCCGAAGATCTCGGCGGCGGCGCTCGTGGTCGATCACACCACGGGAAAGGTCCGCGCGCATGTCGGCTCGCCGGGGTATCTCGACGCCGCGCGTCGTGGGGCGATCGACATGACGCGGGCGGTGCGCTCGCCGGGGTCTGCGCTCAAGCCATTCATCTACGGGCTGGCCTTCGAGGCAGGGCTGGCGCATCCACAGACGCTGATCGAGGATCGGCCCACCCGCTTTTCGCGCTACGCGCCGCGCAATTTCGATAGCGATTACAAGGGCACCGTGACGGTCGCCGAGGCGCTGCAGCTTTCGCTGAACGTGCCGGCGGTGAAGATGCTGGCGGCGGTCGGGCCGGCACGTTTGGCGGCGCGGCTGCGCCATGCCGGTTTTTCGATCTCAGTGCCGCGCAATCTCGCGATCGCGCTCGGGGGCATCGGCCTGAGGCTGGATCAGTTGACCGCGCTTTATGCCGGGCTGGCGCGCGGGGGTGAGCCTGTCGCCTTGGGATACCTCGCGGAGCAGGGGGGCGTGGGGCACGAGCGCGCGGCGATCCTGTCACCCGTTGCGGCCTGGTACGTTTCGGACATCCTGCGCGGCGCGCCGCCACCGCGCCATGCCAAGGGTGGGCGCATCGCCTTCAAGACTGGCACGTCCTATGGCCATCGCGATGCGTGGTCAGCGGGCTCTCGCGGACGTTATACGGTCGCGGTCTGGGTCGGTCGCGCGGACGGGACGGCGACGCCGGGGCTGACCGGCCGAGCGGCCGCCGCGCCGCTGTTGTTCGACATTTTCGCCATGCTAGATGGGGCGGCTAAGCCCGCAGAGCCGCCGCGGGGCGCGCTGATCGCCAAAACGCGCGACCTGCCGATGCGCCTGCGCTATTTCGATGCGCGCCTGCGCCAGGCAGCAGCCGGGCGCAGCGTGACCGCGCCGCCGGTGCGCATCGCCTTCCCGCCGGATGGCGCGGAGCTGGCCCTGCAGAAGCTGCCCTCCGGCGCACCCGCGCCGCTGCCGTTCAAGGCCGAGGGCGGCGCGCTGCCGCTGACCTGGCTGGTCGAAGGGCGGCCTGTTCAGGGGCGCGCTGGGCGGCGGCAACTGCTGTGGGAGCCGGATGGGCGGGGCTTTGTCGAGATCGTCGTTGTCGATGCGAAGGGCCGCCGCGATCGCGTGCAGGCGCGGATTCGCTAG
- a CDS encoding alpha/beta fold hydrolase has protein sequence MDTAIASRRDGLESLDVRGFTAAYHHGGAGPPVIAAHCSSASHKALRPLIQQLEQRYEVFAPDLIGYGASDRWPADRPLEPETEVALITELAALAGAPVHLVGHSYGAMLSLEAARQLGTKVGSLTLIEPVSFHLLRPGGHEIPLAQITRVAGGVLQAMRAGQPKQAAAIYMGFWMGRWRWWLAPKRLKRGVLETIDKVAKEFALIERMEADLADYAAIRAPTRLIMGGRTRAPARAVIDILLETLPNVERRTIPQAGHMSPLSHPDRVNPLVLEHLAVCTGA, from the coding sequence CCGCGATCGCGAGCCGCCGCGACGGACTGGAGAGCCTCGATGTCCGGGGCTTCACCGCGGCCTATCATCATGGCGGCGCGGGCCCGCCGGTCATTGCCGCGCACTGCTCCAGCGCCTCGCACAAGGCGCTGCGCCCGCTCATCCAGCAGCTTGAACAGCGCTACGAGGTGTTCGCGCCCGACCTGATCGGCTACGGCGCATCGGATCGCTGGCCGGCGGATCGCCCGCTGGAGCCGGAAACCGAAGTCGCCCTCATCACCGAGCTGGCGGCGCTTGCGGGCGCGCCGGTGCATCTCGTTGGGCACTCCTACGGCGCGATGCTGTCGCTGGAAGCCGCGCGCCAGCTTGGGACGAAAGTGGGGAGCCTGACGCTGATCGAGCCGGTGTCGTTCCATCTGCTCAGGCCCGGCGGCCACGAGATCCCGCTGGCCCAGATCACCCGGGTCGCTGGCGGCGTCCTCCAAGCGATGCGCGCCGGCCAGCCGAAGCAGGCCGCAGCGATTTACATGGGCTTCTGGATGGGACGGTGGCGCTGGTGGCTGGCGCCGAAGCGGCTCAAGCGCGGCGTGTTGGAGACCATCGACAAGGTCGCCAAGGAGTTTGCGCTGATCGAGCGGATGGAGGCGGATCTGGCCGATTACGCTGCGATCCGTGCGCCCACGCGGCTCATCATGGGCGGGCGCACCCGCGCGCCGGCCCGGGCCGTCATCGACATCCTCTTGGAGACACTGCCGAATGTTGAGCGGCGCACAATCCCGCAGGCTGGCCATATGAGCCCCTTGAGCCATCCGGATCGGGTCAACCCGCTGGTGCTGGAGCACCTGGCGGTGTGCACGGGAGCCTAG